Below is a genomic region from Bacteroidota bacterium.
GCGACGGAAGTACTGGAAGTACCGCTCGAATTTTCCTGCCGCTCCGATCCCTCGCTCGACGAGGCCGGGCCGGGCGTCCCAGAAGGCCCGCGCCTCGGCGTTGAGGTGGGGGCGGCAGCGGCGGTAGAGATCGAGCCGCCGGGCGCTCGGGCGCGAGCCGACGAGCCCGAGGAGATCCTCGTGACGGAGCACGCGGAAGGCCGCGACCCGGAGGGCGAGGCACGCGAGCTGCGCCGCGCTGAGGTCCACGGCCAGGACCTCTGCAGGGTCGGCCGTGAGGAGCGCAAGGGCATTGTCGCCGGCCGAGGCAATGCTCAGGCACCGGTCGCCGGGCTGCACGGCGAGGCCTTCGAGGAGGACGCCGGCGTCTTCCCACACCTGCGCGTAGCGAATGCGCGAGAAGTCAGCGCGCGCGGCGATCTCGGCAGCGGCCGGCTCAGCCATGCGCCACCCCGACCGGACCGGGCGCGTAGTTCGCCGCTAGCCGCTCGACGCGGCCCGTCGCCCCGTCGAGCCGGACACGGTCCCCGTCGCGGAGCCAGCCGGTCACCCCCGCCACGGCTACGGCTGCCGGGAGGCCCAGTTCGCGCGCGACAATCGCCGAGTGCGAGAGCAGGCTCCCGCGTTCGACGACGAGGCCGGCGCATGCCGGGAAGAGCAGGATCCAGCCGGGGTCCGTCCGCTCGGCGACGAGGACAGTGCCGGGAGCGAGGGTCACGCCGCGCGGGTCGCGGACCACACGCACCGGTCCCTCGACCGTGCCGGGGCAGCAGCCAAGCCCCTGCCGCACCGCCCCCCCTTGATCCGGCTGCGCTGTACCAACCGGCGTAAGCGCGCTCAGTGCCACGGCTCCCCGCGTCGTGAACCGCTCGGGCGGCGCAGGCAGGGCGCGGAACCGGCCGAACGCGGCGCGGCGTGCGCGGGCCAGCGCCGCGGGGTCCGGCACCGTGGCGGTCCCGTCAGCGAGGCCGAGGAGTTCGTGGAGTTCGAGGTAGAACACGTCGCGGGGGGCACCGAGCCGGCCGGCCTCGGCGAGCCGGCGGCCCATTGCTAGCACGATGCGGCGGGCGCGGCCGAAGACGCGGGTCCGCTCGAAGCGGAGGTTCTCGCGGTCGCGGACACGGGCCCGGGCGTGCCGGAGCGCCCAACCGAAGACGAGCCGCCGGAGCGGGTGCCCGCCAAGCGCCGTGCGGAGCCGCGTCTCGGCCTCGGCGCGCAGCCCGGCCCCTGCCGTTTCGGGGACTGCTTGCCCCGCCCGAAGACGCTGCGCCATCACGCCGATAGCGCGGTAGAGCGGCCCGGGATCGTCGGCGAGCGTGGGGCTTTCGAGCTTGAGTTCTTCGAGGCAGCGGTCACCGAAGCGGTCGAGGTAGGCGGCGACCTCGGCGGCCCAGTCCGGCCGCGCCGCGAGGCCGGTCTCAATCTCCCCCACCGGTCCGTCGGCGAGCGTAGCGGTCCACCCGGCGTCCTCGGCGGCCCGCTCGGCGAGGCGGCGGACCCAGCGCGCAGGCTCCGCGGAAACCACCGCCCCGTCACCGGTGAGGAGTTGCCCGAACAGGCCCTCGGGCAACCACCGCTCGGCCAGCCGCTGCGCCACGCCGAAGTGGATCATGGCGAAAAAGTCGTTGACCAGCGGAGCGTCCCAGCGCGCGAGGAGGGCAGTGTCGAGGCGGCGGTAGTGGGCGGCGAGGCCTTCCAGATCGAGCGCGTCGAGGCCGGACCCGGGAAGCGCAAGCGCGGCGTCGAGGCGAGCGCGGAAGGCGCGCTCCAGCCGGGGCAGCCGTCGGCGCGCAGCGACCAAGCCGATGACCGTGCGGAGCGTGTCCAAGGCGTCGCCCCATCGGCTGCCCGATGGGGGATCGGGCCGGAGTGTTTCGGGCAGCCCCTCTTTCACGCCCATCATTCGCTCCATGAGCGGCGCGTTAAGCCGGTAGCCTGGCAGAAGCGCCAGCACCCGGTACCAGTTGACGAGGTTGTAGTAGACCCGCCCCCGCACCAGCCCGATCATCTGCGTGAAGGCCTCGTCGTGCGCCGCGATGCGCGGCTCGGAGACGCCGAGGAGGCGGCAGAAGTGGCGGTAGACGGCCTCGTAGGCCCGGCGTGCGAACGTGTAGGTCAGCGGCGTCGTCACGCCTCCGTAGCTCTCGACGATGTTGCTGTTGTCCCAGAGTCGGAGCGTACCCTCATCGGCTGTGCCCTCGGTGACCATGCTCCCGGTAAGCGCCGTGATGGGCCGACTCTGGAGGAGGTAGAGCCCTCCGCCAGCGAATGCCCACTCGACGTCCTGCGGGCACCCGGTGTGGGCCTCGGCCGCGCGCGCGAGGTCGGCGACGCGCGCGGCCTGGGCGTCGGTGAGAACGGGACCGGAGGGCGCAGGCAGCGCCCGAACGCCCTTGCCTGCCTCGGCGTCGAAGCGGTCGGCCTGGCGCTGCCGGCCCGGCCCCCGCTCTGCCACCCGGCCGCCTGCGGCGACGCGGAGGTGCTCCCCGTCCTCCCGCCCGTCCACGAGTGCCGCGCCCAGCCCATGGACCGCAGCTATGACGACGTGCGTGCGGTCGCCCGAGACAGGATCGGCGCTGAAGGCGACGCCGGACGTCTCGGCCTCGATCATCACCTGCACGAGTACGGCGGGGGGTGGCGGCACCGGGGGCAGCCCGCGCTCGCGGCGGTAGGTGAGCAGGCTCGGCGCGAAGCCCGAGCGCCACACGTCCGCTACGCGCTCCGCCACGCGCTCCGGCGGAACGAAGAGGTACGAGGCGAGCTGTCCCGCAAACGAGTGCACCTCCCCGTCCTCGTCGGCAGCCGACGAGCGCACAGCGACGTGGGCTGCACCGAGCCCGGCGAGACCTACGGCGAGCGCCTCACGCACGGCAGGTGCAGGCACGAGTCCAGCCAGCGCACCGGCGAGCGTCTCGGGGTTTTCGCGCGCGGCCTCGAACGCCGCGCGCGCGTCGTCAT
It encodes:
- a CDS encoding PEP/pyruvate-binding domain-containing protein, yielding MPDCPLILTPDDVGAAPPRRVLGGKAAALAALCGVGRVPRWFVATPAAFEASLDDDARAAFEAARENPETLAGALAGLVPAPAVREALAVGLAGLGAAHVAVRSSAADEDGEVHSFAGQLASYLFVPPERVAERVADVWRSGFAPSLLTYRRERGLPPVPPPPAVLVQVMIEAETSGVAFSADPVSGDRTHVVIAAVHGLGAALVDGREDGEHLRVAAGGRVAERGPGRQRQADRFDAEAGKGVRALPAPSGPVLTDAQAARVADLARAAEAHTGCPQDVEWAFAGGGLYLLQSRPITALTGSMVTEGTADEGTLRLWDNSNIVESYGGVTTPLTYTFARRAYEAVYRHFCRLLGVSEPRIAAHDEAFTQMIGLVRGRVYYNLVNWYRVLALLPGYRLNAPLMERMMGVKEGLPETLRPDPPSGSRWGDALDTLRTVIGLVAARRRLPRLERAFRARLDAALALPGSGLDALDLEGLAAHYRRLDTALLARWDAPLVNDFFAMIHFGVAQRLAERWLPEGLFGQLLTGDGAVVSAEPARWVRRLAERAAEDAGWTATLADGPVGEIETGLAARPDWAAEVAAYLDRFGDRCLEELKLESPTLADDPGPLYRAIGVMAQRLRAGQAVPETAGAGLRAEAETRLRTALGGHPLRRLVFGWALRHARARVRDRENLRFERTRVFGRARRIVLAMGRRLAEAGRLGAPRDVFYLELHELLGLADGTATVPDPAALARARRAAFGRFRALPAPPERFTTRGAVALSALTPVGTAQPDQGGAVRQGLGCCPGTVEGPVRVVRDPRGVTLAPGTVLVAERTDPGWILLFPACAGLVVERGSLLSHSAIVARELGLPAAVAVAGVTGWLRDGDRVRLDGATGRVERLAANYAPGPVGVAHG